The Coffea arabica cultivar ET-39 chromosome 1e, Coffea Arabica ET-39 HiFi, whole genome shotgun sequence genome has a window encoding:
- the LOC113690433 gene encoding uncharacterized protein, whose protein sequence is MGGLWGHVVHGLAFVLFGIWHLLSHMRYHFLHPKSYTSLPWFPTSKFRYLELFLIMGGSVASISLELFISPSKHQPLDPDGTIPSSHLHNFEHSNISLTFFVYALFAIILDKIQPPAQYGLTQMLGAIAFGQQFLLLHLHSTDHMGVEGQYHWLLQIVILVSFFTSFLSIGYPKSFLNSFIRSLSILFQGIWLMIMGIMLWTPEYIPKGCFIKLQEGHYVVRCHDHEALERAKALVNIQFSWYLTGVTVFGLCLYLGLYKMFLGKVEYQSLTSSEDDDDIESQKRNKGTFSMTKE, encoded by the coding sequence ATGGGCGGTTTATGGGGACATGTGGTACACGGATTAGCCTTCGTTCTATTTGGGATCTGGCATTTACTTAGCCATATGAGATATCATTTTCTACATCCAAAATCCTATACATCTTTGCCATGGTTTCCAACTTCAAAATTCAGGTATTTGGAGCTTTTTCTAATCATGGGAGGAAGCGTTGCCTCAATATCCTTGGAACTTTTCATTTCTCCAAGCAAGCACCAACCCTTGGACCCTGATGGAACCATCCCATCAAGCCATCTTCACAACTTTGAGCACTCAAACATATCCTTAACCTTCTTTGTTTATGCACTTTTTGCAATCATTCTCGACAAGATTCAGCCACCAGCTCAATATGGCCTTACCCAAATGCTTGGAGCCATTGCTTTTGGCCAACAATTTCTCCTCTTGCATCTCCACTCTACCGATCACATGGGAGTGGAAGGCCAATACCACTGGCTTCTACAAATTGTCATACTTGTCTCATTTTTCACTAGCTTCCTAAGCATAGGCTATCCCAAGAGTTTCTTGAATAGTTTTATAAGGTCTCTTAGCATCTTGTTCCAAGGAATTTGGCTGATGATTATGGGAATCATGCTCTGGACACCAGAGTATATTCCCAAAGGCTGTTTTATTAAGTTGCAAGAGGGTCATTATGTTGTCAGATGCCATGATCATGAAGCCCTTGAAAGAGCTAAAGCATTGGTGAATATTCAATTTAGCTGGTACTTAACTGGAGTTACAGTTTTTGGGCTGTGTCTTTATTTGGGACTCTACAAAATGTTCCTTGGAAAAGTCGAGTATCAATCTTTAACAAGCtctgaggatgatgatgatatTGAGTCTCAGAAAAGGAACAAAGGGACTTTTTCAATGACGAAAGAgtga